ACCGTCCGGGCTCCCGAGGAGGCCGAGGAGTGAGGCCGACACGCACTGCTTCGTCGCGTGGCGTTCGGTGGGTTCCAGCCGTATCTGCTGCATAGACGTAGCACCGACCTGACGCCGATGCTCCGTTATCAGACCCAGCCAGCACGCGAGGCGGCACTCGAACGCACCCGGACCGTCGCGTCCGCCATGGACGACGTCGTCCGCGTCCCGGGGACGAACCTCCGGTTCGGGCTCGACCCGCTCCTCAGCATCGTCCCGGTCACTGGCGACGCGGTCGGGGCCCTCATCTCGCTGTACATCGTCTTCGAGGCGGTCCGGCTCGGCGTCCCGAAACGCACGCTCGCCAGGATGCTCGCCCTGGTGGGTCTGGACTTCGCCCTCGGGTCGATTCCCGTGGTCGGGCCGCTGTTCGACGCCTTCTTGCGCGTGAACGACCGGAACAATCGCCTGCTCGAATCGCACGTCGAGTGACGGGGCGCGTGAGTGGTGCTGTTTATTTTAGAAATTTGATTGCCGGGTTGTAGAGCCAGAAAGGGCCCGCCCAGCTCGGCTGACCATCCGGCTTCGGGTGGGACTGACAGGGGTGGCTGGCTAGTCACTCCCGAAATCGCTTAACGAAACCTGACCGCGTGAGGGACGCCGGGACTTTTAGCCGATGGGGGCGAAGACGCGGGCATGTTGAGCGGAGTCAACGTCGTCCTCGGGGTGTCCGGCTCCATCGCCGCGGTCAAGACGGTGGAACTCGCCCACGAGCTGCGCCGACAGGGGGCCAGCGTTCGGGCCGTGATGACCGACAGCGCGACGGGCATCGTCCACCCCTGGGCCGTCGAGTTCGCCACCGAGCACGACGTCGTGACCGAGATAACCGGGGCCGTCGAACACGTTGAACTCTGTGGCACCGACGGCTGGGGTGACGTGCTCCTGCTGGCACCGGCGACGGCCAACACCGTCGGGAAGGTCGCAGGCGCCATCGATGACACGCCAGTGACGACGTGTGCGACGACTGCGCTCGGAGCCGGCGTCCCGGTCGTCGTCGCGCCGGCGATGCACGAACCGATGTACGACCATCCCGGTGTCCTGGACGCTATCGAGCGCGTCGAGTCCTGGGGCGTCGGATTCGTCGACCCCCGGGTGGAGGAGGGAAAGGCCAAGATAGCCACCGAGGAGGCCATCGTCTCCGACGTCGCCAGGGCGGCCGGTGCCCAGCCGCTCGGGGGGCGCCACGTCGTCGTGACGGCGGGGGCGACCACCGAATCAATCGACCCGGTGCGGACGCTCTCGAACCGGGCGTCGGGCCGGACCGGCCGCGAGGTGGCCCGGGCGTGCTACGTCCGCGGCGCCGACGTGAC
This DNA window, taken from Haloarcula ordinaria, encodes the following:
- a CDS encoding DUF4112 domain-containing protein, encoding MLRYQTQPAREAALERTRTVASAMDDVVRVPGTNLRFGLDPLLSIVPVTGDAVGALISLYIVFEAVRLGVPKRTLARMLALVGLDFALGSIPVVGPLFDAFLRVNDRNNRLLESHVE
- the coaBC gene encoding bifunctional phosphopantothenoylcysteine decarboxylase/phosphopantothenate--cysteine ligase CoaBC; amino-acid sequence: MLSGVNVVLGVSGSIAAVKTVELAHELRRQGASVRAVMTDSATGIVHPWAVEFATEHDVVTEITGAVEHVELCGTDGWGDVLLLAPATANTVGKVAGAIDDTPVTTCATTALGAGVPVVVAPAMHEPMYDHPGVLDAIERVESWGVGFVDPRVEEGKAKIATEEAIVSDVARAAGAQPLGGRHVVVTAGATTESIDPVRTLSNRASGRTGREVARACYVRGADVTLLHDGPDVPYATVEPVESGAEMTAAATDLAPSADALVSAAAISDYTVDRADQKIRSGQTDLTLELEPAPKLIDTVREAAPDLPIVGFKVETAGDDDALVEQARSLRDRSGLAFVVANDAGVMGEDETRALLVSDGDVSEYTGDKRGLGARVANELVTALGT